In Streptomyces sp. NBC_01707, a genomic segment contains:
- the ptsP gene encoding phosphoenolpyruvate--protein phosphotransferase, whose amino-acid sequence METTLRGVGVSHGVAIGEVRHMGTAVLEPPAKRIPAEEAEREQGRARQAVDAVAADLNARGHLAGGEAQAVLEAQAMMAQDPELMADVDRRIAVGSSAERAVYDAFAAYRALLAGAGEYLAGRVADLDDVRNRIVARLLGVPMPGVPDSDEPYVLIARDLAPADTALLDPALVLGFVTEEGGPTSHSAILARALGVPAVVALPGAGELAEGTVIAVDGSTGEIFVEPSEAKRAEMESAAAARKAALSASTGPGATSDGHKVPLLANVGGPGDVPAAVEAGAEGVGLFRTEFLFLDDSKQAPSEEKQVAAYRAVLEAFPEGRVVVRVLDAGADKPLDFLTPADEPNPALGVRGLRTLLDHPEVLRTQLTALAKAAEGLPVYLEVMAPMVADRTDAKAFAEACRAAGLQAKFGAMVEIPSAALRARSILQEVEFLSLGTNDLAQYTFAADRQVGAVSRLQDPWQPALLDLVALSADAAKAEGKSCGVCGEAAADPLLACVLTGLGVTSLSMGAASLPYVRATLAKYTLAQCERAAAAARAADSADEARLAAQAVLSGE is encoded by the coding sequence ATGGAGACAACGCTGCGAGGCGTCGGCGTGAGCCACGGTGTGGCGATCGGCGAGGTACGGCACATGGGTACGGCCGTGCTCGAGCCGCCGGCCAAACGGATTCCTGCGGAGGAGGCCGAGCGCGAACAGGGGCGTGCCCGCCAGGCCGTGGACGCTGTTGCGGCCGACCTCAATGCCCGAGGCCATCTGGCCGGCGGCGAGGCACAGGCGGTGCTCGAGGCGCAGGCCATGATGGCCCAGGACCCCGAGCTCATGGCCGACGTGGATCGGCGCATCGCCGTCGGGAGCAGCGCCGAGCGTGCGGTGTACGACGCGTTCGCCGCGTACCGGGCTCTGCTGGCCGGAGCCGGGGAGTACCTGGCGGGACGGGTCGCGGACCTCGACGATGTGCGCAACCGGATCGTGGCGCGGCTGCTCGGCGTGCCGATGCCCGGTGTGCCGGACAGCGATGAGCCGTATGTGCTGATCGCGCGCGACCTGGCGCCTGCCGACACAGCGCTGCTCGACCCCGCTCTGGTGCTCGGATTCGTCACCGAGGAGGGCGGACCGACCAGTCACAGCGCGATTCTCGCGCGGGCGCTCGGTGTGCCGGCCGTGGTGGCTCTCCCCGGTGCCGGTGAGCTGGCCGAGGGCACGGTCATCGCGGTGGACGGCAGCACCGGCGAGATCTTCGTCGAGCCGAGCGAGGCGAAGCGTGCGGAGATGGAGAGCGCCGCCGCGGCCCGCAAGGCCGCGCTGTCCGCTTCGACCGGTCCCGGTGCGACGTCCGACGGTCACAAGGTGCCGCTCCTTGCGAATGTGGGCGGCCCCGGCGATGTTCCGGCGGCGGTCGAGGCCGGTGCCGAGGGTGTGGGTCTTTTCCGCACCGAGTTCCTCTTCCTGGACGACAGCAAGCAGGCGCCGTCCGAGGAGAAGCAGGTCGCCGCGTACCGGGCGGTGCTGGAGGCGTTCCCCGAGGGACGCGTCGTGGTGCGGGTGCTGGACGCCGGTGCGGACAAGCCGCTCGACTTCCTGACGCCCGCGGACGAGCCGAACCCGGCGCTGGGTGTCCGTGGGCTCCGTACCCTGCTGGACCACCCCGAGGTGCTGCGGACCCAGCTGACCGCGCTGGCGAAGGCGGCTGAGGGGTTGCCCGTCTATCTCGAGGTCATGGCGCCGATGGTGGCGGACCGTACGGATGCCAAGGCGTTCGCCGAAGCGTGCCGGGCGGCCGGGCTGCAGGCGAAGTTCGGCGCGATGGTGGAGATTCCGTCCGCCGCTCTTCGGGCCCGCTCGATCCTGCAGGAGGTGGAGTTCCTGTCGCTGGGCACCAATGACCTGGCGCAGTACACGTTCGCCGCCGACCGTCAGGTGGGTGCGGTGTCCCGGCTGCAGGATCCGTGGCAGCCCGCGCTGCTCGATCTGGTGGCGCTGTCGGCCGACGCCGCCAAGGCCGAGGGCAAGAGCTGCGGTGTCTGTGGTGAGGCTGCCGCCGATCCGCTGCTCGCCTGTGTGCTGACCGGTCTGGGTGTCACCTCCCTGTCCATGGGTGCCGCGTCCCTTCCTTATGTCCGGGCCACGCTGGCGAAGTACACGCTCGCGCAGTGCGAGCGGGCCGCTGCCGCCGCGCGCGCCGCGGACTCCGCCGACGAGGCGCGGCTCGCGGCTCAGGCGGTGCTGTCGGGCGAATAG
- a CDS encoding PTS glucose transporter subunit IIA has protein sequence MTTVTSPLEGRAIGLAAVPDPVFSGAMVGPGTAIDPLREPSEAVSPVDGVVVSLHPHAFVVVDGQGHGVLVHLGIDTVQLNGEGFELLVNKGDTVTRGQSIVRWNPAAVEEAGKSPICPIVALEATADSLSDVREDGDVKVGDTLFDWQ, from the coding sequence ATGACCACTGTGACGTCCCCTCTTGAAGGACGTGCCATCGGACTCGCTGCGGTACCCGACCCGGTCTTCTCCGGTGCGATGGTCGGTCCCGGCACGGCCATCGACCCCTTGCGTGAGCCGTCGGAGGCCGTTTCGCCGGTGGACGGGGTCGTCGTCTCCCTTCACCCGCACGCCTTCGTCGTTGTGGACGGACAGGGGCACGGGGTGCTGGTGCACCTGGGCATCGACACCGTTCAGCTGAATGGCGAGGGCTTCGAACTCCTCGTCAACAAGGGTGACACAGTCACGCGGGGCCAGAGCATCGTGCGGTGGAACCCGGCCGCCGTGGAGGAGGCCGGCAAGTCGCCGATCTGCCCGATCGTCGCTCTGGAGGCCACGGCCGACTCCCTCTCCGACGTCCGCGAGGACGGCGATGTCAAGGTTGGCGACACACTGTTCGACTGGCAGTGA
- a CDS encoding acetoacetate--CoA ligase, producing the protein MTSAANEAPLWQPDAERIAAAAVTRFQSWAAERYGAPADGGYPALHRWSVDELDTFWRAVADWFDVRFSSPYETAVGDRTMPGAQWFPGATLNYAEHALRAGEDPLRAGAPALVHVDETHTQSLVSWSELRRQVGSLAAELRALGVRPGDRVSGYLPNIPQSVVALLATAAVGGVWTSCAPDFGARSVLDRFQQVEPVVLFTVDGYRYGGKEHDRTDTVAELRRELPTLRALVHIPLLGTPAPEGALEWSALTSADTEPVFEQVPFDHPLWVLYSSGTTGLPKAIVQSQGGILLEHFKQLGLHCDLGPDDRFFWYTSTGWMMWNFLVSGLLTGTTVVLYDGSPGYPDVSAQWRVAEQTGATLFGTSAAYVMACRKAGIHPGRDLDLSRIQCVATTGSPLPPDGFRWLHDEVADNLWIASVSGGTDVCSCFAGAVPTLPVHIGELQAPCLGTDLQSWDPAGKPLIGEVGELVVTNPLPSMPIHFWNDPDGSRYRDSYFEMYPGVWRHGDWITLTDHGSVIIHGRSDSTLNRQGVRMGSADIYEAVERLPEIRESLVIGLEEPDGGYWMPLFVHLADGTALDDGLRDRIKETIRENLSPRHVPDEIIEVPGIPHTLTGKRIEVPVKRLLQGTALAKAVNPGSIDNLELLRFYEDLARTRR; encoded by the coding sequence ATGACCTCAGCAGCGAACGAAGCCCCCCTCTGGCAGCCCGACGCCGAGCGCATCGCCGCTGCGGCGGTGACCCGCTTCCAGAGCTGGGCCGCCGAGCGGTACGGAGCTCCGGCCGACGGCGGCTACCCGGCGCTGCACCGCTGGTCCGTCGACGAACTGGACACCTTCTGGAGGGCCGTCGCCGACTGGTTCGACGTACGGTTCTCCTCCCCGTACGAGACCGCGGTCGGCGACCGCACCATGCCCGGCGCCCAATGGTTCCCCGGTGCCACCCTCAACTACGCGGAACACGCCCTGCGTGCCGGGGAGGACCCGCTGCGCGCCGGTGCCCCGGCCCTCGTACATGTCGACGAGACCCACACCCAGTCCCTGGTCAGCTGGTCCGAACTCCGCCGCCAGGTCGGCTCCCTCGCCGCCGAACTCCGCGCACTCGGGGTGCGCCCCGGCGACCGCGTCAGCGGCTACCTCCCCAACATCCCGCAGTCGGTCGTGGCGCTCCTCGCCACCGCGGCCGTCGGCGGCGTCTGGACCTCCTGTGCGCCGGACTTCGGCGCCCGCAGCGTCCTCGACCGCTTCCAGCAGGTCGAACCCGTGGTCCTCTTCACCGTCGACGGCTACCGCTACGGCGGCAAGGAACACGACCGCACCGACACGGTCGCCGAACTGCGCCGCGAGCTGCCCACCCTGCGCGCCCTCGTCCACATCCCGCTGCTGGGCACCCCCGCCCCCGAAGGCGCCCTCGAATGGTCCGCCCTCACCTCCGCGGACACCGAACCCGTCTTCGAGCAGGTCCCCTTCGACCACCCGCTGTGGGTGCTCTACTCGTCCGGCACCACCGGACTTCCCAAGGCGATCGTCCAGTCCCAGGGCGGCATCCTCCTCGAACACTTCAAACAGCTCGGACTGCACTGCGACCTCGGGCCCGACGACCGCTTCTTCTGGTACACCTCCACCGGCTGGATGATGTGGAACTTCCTCGTCTCCGGCCTGCTCACCGGCACCACGGTCGTGTTGTACGACGGAAGCCCCGGCTACCCCGACGTCAGCGCCCAGTGGCGCGTCGCCGAACAGACCGGTGCCACCCTCTTCGGTACCTCCGCCGCCTACGTCATGGCGTGCCGCAAGGCCGGCATCCACCCGGGCCGCGACCTCGACCTCTCGCGCATCCAGTGCGTGGCCACCACCGGCTCCCCGCTCCCGCCCGACGGATTCCGCTGGCTCCACGACGAAGTCGCCGACAACCTCTGGATCGCCTCCGTCAGCGGCGGCACGGACGTCTGCAGCTGCTTCGCCGGCGCGGTCCCCACCCTCCCCGTCCACATCGGCGAACTCCAGGCCCCCTGCCTCGGTACGGACCTCCAGTCCTGGGACCCGGCAGGGAAGCCGCTCATCGGCGAGGTCGGCGAGCTCGTCGTCACCAACCCGCTGCCTTCGATGCCGATCCACTTCTGGAACGACCCCGACGGCAGTCGCTACCGCGACAGCTACTTCGAGATGTACCCCGGCGTCTGGCGCCACGGCGACTGGATCACCCTCACCGACCACGGATCCGTCATCATCCACGGCCGCTCCGACTCCACCCTCAACCGCCAGGGGGTACGGATGGGCTCCGCCGACATCTACGAAGCCGTCGAACGGCTCCCCGAGATCCGCGAATCCCTGGTCATCGGCCTCGAAGAGCCCGACGGTGGCTACTGGATGCCGCTCTTCGTCCACCTCGCCGACGGCACCGCTCTCGACGACGGCCTACGCGACCGGATCAAGGAGACCATCCGCGAGAACCTCTCGCCGCGCCACGTCCCGGACGAGATCATCGAGGTTCCCGGCATCCCGCACACCCTCACCGGCAAGCGCATCGAGGTTCCGGTCAAACGTCTCCTCCAAGGAACAGCCCTGGCCAAGGCGGTCAATCCCGGCTCGATCGACAACCTCGAACTGCTCCGGTTCTACGAGGACCTGGCCCGCACGCGCCGCTGA